In the genome of Streptomyces racemochromogenes, one region contains:
- the manA gene encoding mannose-6-phosphate isomerase, class I, with translation MDRLTNTIRPYAWGSTTAIPALLGVEPTGEPQAEMWMGAHPGAPSRLDRGAGETTLAAVIDADPEGELGAAAVARFGPRLPFLLKILAAGAPLSVQVHPDLAQARAGYEDEERRGVPIDAGHRNYKDPNHKPELICALTPFDGLCGFRPPTEAADLLEGLGVDSLKPYVDLLRAHPEEAALREVLTAVLTADREEMARTVAEAAAAAERLGGPYEAYAGLVHDYPGDPGVIAAMLLNHVRLQPGEAMFLGAGIPHAYLDGLGVELMANSDNVLRCGLTPKHVDVPELLKVVIFEPSAPGILRPEGDGEEVYETPIDEFRLSRHVLAPGGAPRALPDGAPQILLCTAGAPRVGELALAPGESVFVPAGEKTELSGAGTVFRATVVL, from the coding sequence ATGGACCGCCTCACCAACACGATCCGCCCCTACGCGTGGGGATCCACCACCGCGATCCCGGCCCTCCTCGGAGTCGAGCCGACCGGTGAGCCCCAGGCCGAGATGTGGATGGGCGCCCACCCCGGCGCCCCCTCCCGCCTCGACCGCGGAGCCGGCGAGACCACCCTGGCGGCCGTCATCGACGCCGACCCGGAGGGCGAACTCGGAGCAGCCGCCGTCGCCAGGTTCGGCCCCCGCCTGCCCTTCCTCCTCAAGATCCTCGCCGCCGGCGCCCCCCTCTCCGTCCAGGTCCACCCCGACCTCGCCCAGGCCCGCGCCGGGTACGAGGACGAGGAGCGGCGCGGCGTCCCGATCGACGCGGGCCACCGCAACTACAAGGACCCCAACCACAAGCCCGAGCTGATCTGCGCGCTCACCCCCTTCGACGGCCTGTGCGGCTTCCGCCCGCCGACGGAGGCCGCGGACCTCCTCGAAGGCCTCGGCGTCGACTCCCTCAAGCCGTACGTGGACCTGCTGCGCGCCCACCCCGAGGAGGCGGCCCTGCGCGAGGTCCTCACCGCCGTCCTCACCGCCGACCGCGAGGAGATGGCGCGCACCGTCGCCGAGGCCGCGGCCGCCGCCGAACGCCTCGGCGGGCCGTACGAGGCGTACGCGGGGCTCGTCCACGACTACCCGGGCGACCCCGGCGTGATCGCGGCCATGCTCCTCAACCACGTGCGGCTCCAGCCCGGCGAGGCCATGTTCCTCGGCGCCGGCATCCCGCACGCCTACCTCGACGGCCTCGGCGTCGAGCTGATGGCCAACTCGGACAACGTGCTGCGCTGCGGGCTGACGCCCAAGCACGTGGACGTCCCCGAGCTGCTGAAGGTCGTCATCTTCGAGCCGAGCGCCCCGGGCATCCTGCGTCCCGAGGGCGACGGCGAGGAGGTCTACGAGACCCCCATCGACGAATTCCGGCTCTCCCGCCACGTCCTGGCCCCCGGCGGAGCCCCCCGCGCCCTCCCCGACGGCGCCCCGCAGATCCTGCTCTGCACCGCAGGCGCCCCCCGCGTCGGCGAACTGGCCCTGGCGCCCGGCGAGTCGGTCTTCGTCCCCGCGGGCGAAAAGACCGAACTGTCCGGTGCTGGTACCGTCTTCCGGGCCACCGTGGTCCTCTGA